The following are encoded together in the Notolabrus celidotus isolate fNotCel1 chromosome 9, fNotCel1.pri, whole genome shotgun sequence genome:
- the hsd17b3 gene encoding testosterone 17-beta-dehydrogenase 3 — MDWTELCLISLGSAVVIYYGGKLLLFSRMLFPKLFFPLPRSFFTSLGEWAVVTGASEGIGRAYAFELAKQGMNVVIMSRTKETLDQVAKKISETTGQRVKVIVTDFIKENVFSEIEDQLRSLDIGVLVNNVGMLPSVVPSKFLWSAELDKTITKLINCNVKTMAKMCRITLPGMQNRGRGVILNISSGIASVPFPMYTIYAASKVFVERLSQALQAEYKDKGVIIQAVSPFGVSTQMAAYQKTNLVTLSPEGFVESSLQYIRAGDKTYGSICHMVLGWLLRSIPLTILYSESMLQSLQDYVKKKGVENASMAAKRATSENNVNKN; from the exons ATGGATTGGACAGAACTGTGTTTGATATCTCTTGGTTCTGCAGTTGTTATCTACTATGGAGGGAAACTGCTGCTTTTCAGCAGGATGCTTTTTCCCAAACTGTTCTTTCCTTTACCAAGGAGCTTCTTCACTTCTTTGGGAGAGTGGGCAG TGGTGACTGGTGCTTCAGAAGGAATAGGCAGAGCATATGCATTTGAG CTGGCCAAACAAGGAATGAACGTGGTTATCATGAGCAGAACCAAAGAAACATTGGACCAGGTTGCCAAGAAAATAA GTGAAACAACAGGGCAGAGGGTGAAAGTGATCGTAACAGACTTCATaaaggaaaatgtgttttctgaaattgaGGATCAGCTTAGAAGCCTTGACATTGGGGTTTTAG TCAATAATGTGGGCATGCTGCCAAGTGTCGTCCCCAGCAAATTCCTGTGGTCAGCAGAGCTCGACAAG ACAATTACAAAGTTGATTAACTGCAATGTGAAAACTATGGCCAAG ATGTGCAGAATAACCCTTCCAGGCATGCAGAACAG aggaagaggggTGATACTGAATATCTCATCTGGAATTGCCTCTGTCCCATTTCCTATGTACACCATATATGCTGCATCTAAA GTGTTTGTGGAAAGATTATCTCAAGCCCTGCAAGCTGAATACAAAGATAAGGGGGTCATTATACAg GCGGTGTCTCCATTTGGGGTCTCAACACAAATGGCAGCTTACCAAAAAACCAACTTAGTGACTCTGTCTCCTGAAGGCTTTGTGGAAAGCTCCCTGCAGTACATCAGAGCCGGAGACAAAACATATGGCAGCATCTGCCACATGGTTCTG ggCTGGTTGCTGCGGTCTATTCCTCTCACGATTCTCTATTCAGAGTCCATGTTACAAAGCCTACAAGACTATGTCAAGAAGAAAGGAGTGGAGAATGCATCCATGGCTGCAAAACGTGCCACTTctgaaaacaatgtaaacaagaaCTAG